In the genome of Phycisphaerae bacterium RAS1, one region contains:
- the nqo9 gene encoding NADH-quinone oxidoreductase subunit 9, which yields MRAYFQNIYRAVATALVGMRITLRYHFAKTITLQYPDAPPALQPRYRGFHFFEIEKCIGCDMCAKACPVDCIYIEKSGPRKIEKESGIARGGALQRFAIDYAKCMFCALCVEPCPTDCIHMGDVHDMSGFDRNSMVVEFTELAKQGLQTVQPLWMQRPDAELPPWAAERKRKWLEQGAPLRDEMVKALQDSTPPKPPKPAAPAKTEPA from the coding sequence ATGCGAGCTTACTTTCAGAACATCTACCGCGCCGTGGCGACCGCGCTGGTCGGAATGCGCATCACGCTGCGGTATCACTTCGCCAAGACGATCACACTTCAGTATCCCGACGCCCCGCCGGCCCTCCAGCCGCGCTATCGCGGGTTCCACTTCTTCGAGATCGAGAAGTGCATCGGCTGCGACATGTGCGCCAAGGCGTGCCCGGTCGACTGCATCTACATCGAGAAGAGCGGTCCGCGAAAAATCGAGAAGGAATCGGGCATCGCCCGCGGCGGGGCGCTGCAGCGCTTCGCGATCGACTACGCCAAGTGCATGTTCTGCGCGCTGTGCGTCGAGCCCTGCCCGACCGACTGCATCCACATGGGCGACGTACACGACATGAGCGGCTTCGATCGCAACAGCATGGTGGTGGAATTCACCGAGCTGGCCAAGCAGGGATTGCAGACCGTGCAGCCGCTCTGGATGCAGCGGCCCGACGCGGAGCTGCCGCCCTGGGCCGCGGAGCGGAAGCGCAAATGGCTCGAGCAGGGCGCGCCGCTGCGCGACGAGATGGTCAAGGCGCTGCAGGACAGCACCCCGCCCAAACCCCCCAAGCCGGCCGCGCCCGCGAAAACCGAGCCGGCCTGA
- a CDS encoding Tetratricopeptide repeat protein, with translation MRVLLIMLAACLALAGVLTARLASGWKQARPAATAGMPNGAYRGAEVGAISESSANTAAPTRSETRWAENDRQPGDRRATPAAPPASAMSDQALQAALADAIARSDLEQAVDFATEQAVRRPDDAAAGFERAALLMRCRRFADADAVLRRVLELDPAHDRARFDLAIACQVRGQLGEARDLWNRFLAAHPDDAEARAHRGEALLDLHDWGAAAADFAWLARRDPADAAAALNLSLALEQLGRGAEAIAVLTQRIERRPSDVRLMNRLATLEWSDSGGDQHSAAARRAAEWCRRSLALVPGQPAIVELLGQIVPK, from the coding sequence GTGCGCGTGCTGCTGATCATGCTCGCGGCCTGCCTGGCGCTGGCGGGCGTTCTGACGGCGCGGCTGGCGAGCGGGTGGAAGCAGGCCCGGCCTGCTGCGACCGCGGGCATGCCAAATGGGGCGTACCGAGGCGCTGAGGTCGGCGCGATCAGCGAATCAAGTGCAAACACGGCGGCGCCAACGCGCTCCGAAACGCGCTGGGCCGAAAACGACCGCCAGCCGGGGGATCGCCGCGCGACGCCGGCCGCCCCGCCGGCATCGGCGATGAGCGACCAGGCGTTGCAGGCCGCCCTGGCCGACGCAATCGCTCGATCGGACTTGGAGCAGGCTGTTGATTTCGCCACGGAGCAGGCGGTGCGGCGCCCGGACGATGCCGCCGCCGGCTTCGAGCGCGCCGCGCTGCTGATGCGTTGCCGGCGATTCGCCGATGCGGACGCCGTGCTTCGGCGTGTGCTCGAACTTGATCCGGCTCATGATCGGGCGCGATTCGACCTGGCCATCGCCTGCCAGGTGCGCGGCCAGCTCGGCGAAGCGCGCGATCTGTGGAACCGCTTCCTCGCCGCGCATCCCGACGACGCCGAGGCCCGCGCACATCGCGGCGAAGCGCTGCTCGATCTGCACGACTGGGGCGCGGCCGCGGCGGATTTCGCCTGGCTGGCGCGGCGCGATCCGGCGGACGCGGCGGCGGCGCTGAACCTGTCATTGGCGCTCGAGCAGCTCGGCCGCGGTGCCGAAGCCATCGCCGTCCTGACGCAGCGAATCGAACGGCGACCGAGCGACGTGCGGCTCATGAATCGCCTGGCGACGCTGGAATGGTCCGACAGCGGCGGCGACCAGCACAGCGCCGCCGCCCGCCGCGCGGCGGAGTGGTGCCGGCGGTCGCTGGCGCTGGTTCCGGGCCAGCCGGCGATCGTTGAGTTGCTGGGCCAGATCGTCCCCAAATGA
- a CDS encoding UvrB/uvrC motif protein: protein MTLDLNELLDDWAATPGEVSARTIIGRDGIELIQLRVDLGVMQMFPDGRPDGARYRGFDAALTFIEHEVRLMGPAPGPPDWQELERELFQTNYRRLALTAVAEDSLKRQDPGGARSALVRAVRDCDTCLRALELLDEHRGGGPWTLRPTLVFNRGRLTVQLLVLEDHVEDAVDEAENGAAAMERLLGELGADEDERRRDPGVTFLRDLARNLRRDYGIGKTLHEQLEEAIENEDFESAARLRDKLRQRDGESEDE, encoded by the coding sequence ATGACGCTCGACCTGAACGAACTTCTGGATGACTGGGCGGCGACGCCCGGCGAAGTCTCAGCCCGGACGATCATCGGGCGCGACGGCATCGAGCTGATCCAGTTGCGCGTGGACCTGGGCGTGATGCAGATGTTCCCCGACGGGCGGCCCGACGGCGCCCGCTACCGCGGTTTTGACGCCGCCCTGACTTTCATCGAGCACGAAGTTCGCCTGATGGGTCCGGCGCCCGGCCCGCCCGACTGGCAGGAGCTGGAGCGCGAGCTGTTCCAGACTAACTACCGCCGTCTGGCGCTCACCGCCGTCGCCGAAGATTCGCTGAAGCGACAGGATCCGGGCGGCGCGCGTTCGGCGTTGGTCCGCGCGGTGCGCGACTGCGATACGTGCCTGCGGGCGCTGGAATTGCTGGATGAGCATCGCGGCGGCGGCCCGTGGACGCTGCGGCCCACGCTGGTGTTTAACCGCGGCCGGCTGACGGTTCAGTTGCTGGTGCTCGAAGACCACGTGGAAGACGCGGTGGACGAAGCGGAGAACGGCGCCGCGGCGATGGAGCGGCTTTTGGGAGAGCTGGGCGCTGACGAGGATGAGCGTCGACGCGACCCGGGCGTCACCTTCCTGCGCGACCTGGCCCGCAACTTGCGGCGCGACTACGGAATCGGCAAGACGCTTCACGAGCAGCTCGAAGAAGCGATCGAAAACGAGGACTTCGAGTCGGCCGCTCGCCTGCGCGACAAGCTTCGCCAGCGCGACGGCGAATCGGAAGACGAATAG